In Deltaproteobacteria bacterium, the sequence AGGGCTGCCACTTTGGGTGCAAGGAGGCCTTTAATTTTGATCCCGGCATCGCTCGACTTTCCAATGGTAGTTACTCTCTCCCTCATATCAATCTGCTCTTTTACAACACCGCCTTCCATCAGCGCAAAACCGCCTGTTGCCCCCTTTGTGCTCCCTCCGCCTTTTTTTGCCGTACTCTGATCGATCATCATGGTCTTGTCGAGAGAGTCAATAACAGCCCTGGACCCGGTATCCACCGGTTCATCAAAACCACCCGTTCCATGCTCCCAGCCCACCTTTAACTGGTGTTTGCCGACAATAATATTGTCGGTGCTGTTTACGATGGAACGTGTTATCTTTTTTCCGTTCAAAAGGGTGCCGTTGCTGCTCCCCAGGTCCTCCAGAACAAAACAGTCCTTTTCGCGGACGATTCTGGCATGCTTGCTGGAGACGGCCGGATTATCAATCCTCAGGTCGTTGCCGACGCCTCTCCCTATAGTCATCTCTTTGCCTTTGAAGGTAAGTTCATCGACAATACGGCCGTTGAATATGAGAATAATCTTATTCATAACTCCTGTCCCTCCATGTTGTCCCTGTTTATTTCAAAACAAATCATACCATAATTCTATGGTCTCTTAAAAAAGTATTTGTAAAAAAGGGGGCTTTTTTGAAATGAGAACTCAGGGTTATCTGTAATGCGTAAAACCAAAGGCCGCAGACCCGCTGAAAGTTCAGGAAAAACCTGCCACAACAAGACGCCCTCATGTTGCAAAGTTTTGCAACTTACTTGTTGAAATTTTTTTTTGCTTATGGTATTGGATGATACACAATTATTTATTTTCTCCCCGACGAGATTACAGGTGATGTGGGCGGCTAAAAAAATCTTAACTTATCATTGAAAATCCTTCAAAAGGTTTTCTGCTATTATTTTTAATTTTATTGAGTGTTTGAGAGAAGGAGAATAAAACCATAATGTCCAATAAAAATGCAGTAAATTTGATTTTAATTTTAGTTCTTCTTTGTATTCTCAACGGCTGCCTTTCATCGCCAAGGAAACATAGGCCCAAATTAAGTGACGCCATGAATAAATCTTCCGATCATTATTCCGGAAGCCGCACCGTTACCAACAGACCCAATACCTATTATCAAGGAATCGAAAGGAATCATTCCGCTTCCCCGGAAAGGGAAGATTCTTCTTCCGATTCCCCTCTGGCGCTGGCAACAGAGCTGTTGCTTGGCGCTGTTCTGTCAGATAGTCCGGAGGATAAGGAGAGAAATGCATATTCCGGAGGTAACTCTTCTGCTGATTCATCAGGAAATGGCGAGGGGGCCGTTTTTTCCATTTCAGGTGACAGCGCAGCAATAAACGGCAAAAAATTTAATGATCTCAATAATATCAACCTCTCTGTAGGAGGCTACCTGGATGAATTTAACAGACTGGAGTTTCTTGTCGGTTACGGACAAACCGC encodes:
- a CDS encoding FHA domain-containing protein, which translates into the protein MNKIILIFNGRIVDELTFKGKEMTIGRGVGNDLRIDNPAVSSKHARIVREKDCFVLEDLGSSNGTLLNGKKITRSIVNSTDNIIVGKHQLKVGWEHGTGGFDEPVDTGSRAVIDSLDKTMMIDQSTAKKGGGSTKGATGGFALMEGGVVKEQIDMRERVTTIGKSSDAGIKIKGLLAPKVAALVNRSDKGYVITSPDSKKPPLINGKPLGKPYILKKGDQVEVGGLTLRFYLRK